The Meriones unguiculatus strain TT.TT164.6M chromosome 3, Bangor_MerUng_6.1, whole genome shotgun sequence genomic sequence attataaaaaaaataatagaagtacAGTTCAAATGTATTACTTTAAACCTGTTAACAAGTTGAATCCTTACTTTTATATGAAGTGAGCAGCTTCTTAAAATCGATTAACTTCTGAATACCATTTTTGAAGTGGGTatgatgtcagaaaaaaaatctcagtgagTGGAAagggtttgcttcttttcttcagtCAGTACCCCTGAGTAACTAGCAGTCAATAGAACTGCAGAAATTCTGGTACCACAATGCAGATGACATAGATTTGGCAGGCCTGGTCTGTGACTCTCAGCACCATTTTCACAACAGTAGGTGACTACAAATAATGGTCTGAGTATTATGCTCACAGTCATCACACTTGGAAGTTCAAGTTCAGAAATGACTAATAGACAGGAATACAGAAAAGTTGGAATTTGGGGTGCATTTAAGGATATTCCTAATATATGACCTTTTTACAAACCACCAGCTGAATGTTTCATTAAGACATAAAGGTACAATGCCAAAATAGAATATCTGAATTAAATCATAGCTTTAAGTCTATCTTAACCTGAGCTAagcaaacacttaaaaaaaactattttattaatgTACCTgatattttcttaataattttaacTTCTGAATATATCAGTGTAACTTTGTCATGCATCTAATCTCTATTGCAgcagaaaaatgtttaaaaaccaCTTAATATTAATATTGTTTCTACTGAAATATAGTAGCACCatgaaatattcatttttaatcaATTAGATTTAATAGTAGACAAAGATCTAGGTAATAGAGGATAACAGagtgaagaaaattaaaaggaCACAAAGACTGTATACAGGACAGAAAAATCCGATCTATTGCTCTGCTTTGTAATGGCCTCCTGTTTTCAGTTTCACTCTACATGGCACATCTATTATACAAAAGTGTTTGTCATGTATGTCTTGGCAAATGAACATATTGCTATGTGTATAGCAGCGGGATATATTAAAATGAATAATTCTGTGTGGAAATTAACTTTCAAAGTGTGGCAAGTTAATTAAAACTAACACAGTATGTGGCATTTCCTTACCCCAATTCATGTTACCCAAGCTTCAAACAACAATCTTAAAAGTGACTTTTCTGATGGAATACTAAACCCTTCACGTCTGTAACACAGCACCTGGATCTGAGCTGTTGATATTAGTTAATGTGGCCCTTAGAGTCTGCATCTCACAGTACCAGCCTTTGACAGCCATTCATTACCAGTCTGAACCTGCCACTGTTGCCACTGTCATCGTGCCTCTATTTTAACCAGAGAAAACAATTACAATTTCTCATTCAGAGTTTAACTTAAGTCACTTAATCTTCAAGAAACTTCTGTAAAATGTCTATTACTCCCCTCTACTTTATCACAAACCAGTAAGAGATGAGGCAGGTGGCTGCAGGACTGAGTCAGGTTCTGAACACTGATCTAAAATCAACACTATTGTATGAAATTGCCTTAACACAAACAAGAACAatgaataaaagaacagaaagctgttttcaaaaatatattttgctttcatttctgcagtaggaatatttattttttaaatgttctgatTTGTAAGTAGTATTAAAACCCTCTTACATGCATTACTTAATGCATGGCCATATGCCTTTTCCTTCGCATTCCTTTTGTCAGACACTCATCAGTGACTGGTGTATGTCTGATTGGAAGATCTTTCATTTCAAGAAAATGTGAAGTGTTTCCATGGAGATCAGCTTGAGATAGCCCAGTGACGAACTTCTTAGCTATAATTTCACATTGGTTTCTATGGTTTCCAGATAGGGGAAGAAAATGAAGTTGCAGATTCTTTTTGTAATGTAAAAGGTTATTGGAAAATAAGAGATACTGCTCAAATTAATGTCATCTCCCCTAGGAAAAGCAACTGTTGTTGCAAAGCATGGAAGATTTTAAGTCATATGAATACagtcatatgattttttttttggacttgTCATAATGAAGAACTGTTGTAATACTTAATGTGGTAAATTTACCAGACACCTTTTTGAAATTGCATCAGTGAAATGCTTTGGTAATGGTTACTAATAACTGGCTCATAATCTCCACATTCCTTGCATCACATCTTTTAAGATGTCACACAGTGCCTGTGTAAAATTAGTAAAGAACATGTGATGAGAGTCTGGCACAGAGACATAACTATTAACTGATAAAGTTGTATAATTGTCATTTGAAGAATTAATTCTAAGTTGAATAACACCATCTCACAAGGTAAAATGTACTCTTGTGAATCTGGTAGATTTTAAATAAGGAACAAATTCATTGCCCTATTTTACCAGAGCTGGGGCTTATGGGCTTAGAATCCAGAAGTGAATACAGGTATGTTTTCTTTCACTATTATCACTATGGTTCCACTAGTGAGAGAGTTGTTTCATGTCCCTAAGACTTGCATTATTGGTATAAAAGCAAGGCTGTTACCAGAGATAATCGAAATGGTATCATTAAAGTGGAAGTTAAGCATGCTACCCTGAGATAAACAAGTGAGTGAATTTGTATTGGAAGCTACTCCTGCCCTGAGATGAATGTGGTTCTTTCTGGATACTCTGTAGAAATATGAAGTCCTGTACTAAAAGAGCCCCACCACCCCATCATTCTTAGATTCTCATTGACAAAAAATGTAAGTTCACAAATGGCTTATGGGAAAAAGTTTCAGagtaatttgtaaaataaaatataattaaaacagTCTCCAATAATTAATTACAACCCTCAATGGAAATCAAAtctccccccaccttttttttttaacaatgtgGTCTATGGTTACCTATACTCACTCATTTTTTCATTGTTCCAACATAATTGAAAGCCTCATTAAACAAAACCTGTTCCGAATATGAAATCACAAAAGCATCCCAAGCCTACGATCTTACAAAGTTTCACAAACCAATAACAAACAAAAGGTTAAGGGCTACCCTGAAAGTGAGATAGTGAAATGGGATGTCTAGAAAACAAGGTAATGGAGTTGGCAGAGAGAAAGCAAGGACCCAACCAAAGGTTGCAGTTTTTAAGAGGTCTACTCAGAAAAGAGGACATGTGAGAAAAACCAAGATGTTGTAAGGATTCATACATAATGTGATTCATACATAATCAGAAGTGCATCCTATGCacaagatagagagagagaaaaaaaaattagttgtaGGAGGCAAAATAAGATGGCCATTGCAGCATCCAGAATCACTTTTCTTATCTAAGAGCTTAGAGTTTCTGTCTTCTCAAGATATGATATCATGACAGAAGTGATATCATGACAGTTTTAAGATGATGTTGACTATTGAagtgaaataaaatacatattggTGAGGGAGGGGTCAGGTCCAGGGAAGATAAGCAGAAAAGCAAGGAGACTATGAGAAAGTTTAGTTATCAATGCTAGTGGAAGTATGGTTGTTACAAACAGGCCTGAGGAAGAGAATGGGTGgtttaaaaactgaaaagcttctgtagagcaaaggacactgtaataaGAACAAAATGCCAGCCTGAAGactggatcttcaccaaccctgtatcagACAGAGGGTTAagatctggaatatataaagaactcaaaaagttaaataccaacaaatcaagtaatccaattaaaaaatggggtacagagccaaccagagaattctctggagaggaatatcaaatggcagagaaacactaaagaaatgttcaatgtccttagtcatcagagaaatgcaaatcaaaatgaccctgagatttcacctttcacccatcagaatggctaagagtaAAAACTCATGATAATACAtactggagagtatgtggagaaaggggaatccccccctccattgctggtgggaatgtaaacatacaaccactttggaaatcaatctggcactttctcagataagtaggaatagtgctacctcaagatccagctataccactcctacgcatatatccaaaagatgctcaagtatacaacaaagacatttactcaaccatgtttgtagcagctttattcgtaatagccagaatctagaaacaacccacatgtccctcagtagaggaatggatacagaaattgtggtacatttacacattggaatattactcagaaatttaaaacaaggaaatcatgaaatttgcaggcaaatggtaggaactagaaacgatcatcctgagtgaggtaacccagaatcagaaagacacatatggtatatacttacttattagtggatattagacatatgatataggataaacatattaaaatctgtacacctaaagaagctacgtaagaaggaggacccagggtaaggtgctcaatcctcattccgAAAAGCAAccagatagacatcggaagagggagaaaagaggaaacaggacatgatccaccacagagggcttctgaaagactctacctagcagggtatcaaagcagatgctgcgacccatagccaaactttgggaagagtgtagggaatcttatgaaagcaggagggagatgaaagacatgGTGGGACAGAtgtcacaaggagagcaacagagcaagaacaacaacaacaacaaaacactgagcacaggagtcttttttgagactgataatccaaccaaagaccattcatggagataacctagatcccctgcacagatgtatcccagggactgtctctgtcatgaaatcagtggctggctttttgatcacattcccctgagggggaagcagccttaccaggtcacagaggaagacaatgcagccagtcttgatgagacctgatagtctagggttagatggaaggggaggacctcccccatcagtggactggtggaggagcatgggagaagaaagagggtgggattaggaggggatgaggaagagggctacagctgggatacaaaatgaataaattgtaataaataaaatttaaaatgttttcttcacacacacacagtaacaggGCAGTTACTGATAAAACAATATGCATTGGTTACAATTAAATTAATTTCTAagttatgtatgtatgaatgcctACTGAAGACAGATAACTAGAATAAAACTATACTTTCAAAGATACTGTATCCACACTCTCCAGTATTTGTAGCTACTGTTAAGTGTGTTACTTCCAGGAACAAAATGATACTTTCTGATAACTTGTTAGTACttttaaatcaattttatttatgttataCTATATTTTAATGAACAGAAGAGCATTTCCATGAcatatttgttttgagacaattcTCTATTATTGTATCTGGGATAGCTACTAAGATTCATTCCACTCTTTTGGGGTAACTCTGCCAACAGGAGATAGGTTCCATTCTATTCCCATTTGTGTCATATAAAACACATatccaacaaaacagaaagtggATCCACTAATTAGCACCACATTGCCATATTTATCATGAAAGTCCATTGAGGGCTTTGTGTGGGTCTGTCTTCCCAAAACTTTCAGGGTGCTTCGAATCTTGAGATGGTTTAGTGCATATCTGGCCAAAGGAAACATCATGAACTATGAAGGGATTACTATTGATTGCAGAGATAGGTCTATTTCCAGAgatctagaaaacaaaacataaggtAACCTCAGCAATGACATCTGATCTGAATTCAGTTCCTCCTTCATTACACTGTTTCATGTAGGCCCACAGACCTACATGAAACCTGGAGCAGTTATGATGGTTCATTTctgtgagaggagaggaagggatggagggataagggagggggagggaaggaggagagagaaggggaggaaagaacaCCCATGTGGAAGCCAAATTTCCAGGGCAGTCCGTCTTGTACCTTTTCCCAATTTAGTTTTTGGGACAAAGGTTGATGACTGCATCTCCTCATGGTTTCATCTAGACTGTCTAGTTCAGAGCCCAGGATCTACAGTCCTTGTCTCACATTGCTGGGATTAGATATGTGCATGGCCATATACAGCATTTATACAGCTGCTAGGGAAATGAACTCATGTCCCCTGGCTAATGAAGTAAACGCTTCCCGGTAAGATGGCTCGCCAAACCCAGGAATGTGACTCTGACATCAAAATGTATGGATTCTAATTTCAGCTAAGGTACTGCTTGACTGAAAAAATATGAGCAGTTATGGAAAAATCCCTTTGTTTTGCCTTCGCTGTCAAGCTGGTAACAGTATGGTGAAGATTGCGTGTGATAACACAAAATAACAACACAGCAGACGGTGTTAAATATTTTGTCCTCATCAAAAgcatgcaaaggcttttccatGTGCAGAATCCACGCTTATCAAAATGCCCAAGAGAGTTACACAGAACCATTTGTTACACATCAAACTAGCTTATCGAAAACCTACTAAACATTCTAGCTTTCTGTCAGGATTATGAACCAATCACAGCATGTGTCACATTTCTTTCTgctgttcttttatttcttcctgtttGGTCATTTGGAAAGAACAGTATCAGAGAATAATTTACAATAACTACGTCTTTGCCTCATGTCTGCTGCTTTGTAACCGACTTCATTATTTCCCACATTGAGAAGCTGCAATCCAGAAACTTTGGCTTTACTGACACTGATTGCACACAATCATAACATAGTTCATTTTTCAGATATTCCTGTATCTATGATGCTCTTCCATCTACATTTTCTTCTAATAAATTGACTTTTGAGAATTTCCCTCTAGAAATTGCTCTCTAGTATTTACTTAGCATTGCATTCCATTAATAAAATATTGCTGCAACATTTGAATATAAGATCTCATATATTTGACCCCGTGATTTCTGCTTTGTGGGGATATTTTAGAAAGCTGTGGAACTTTTAAGAGGTAGAGCCTTGCTGGGAGAAGCAAATTTCTAGTGTGTACACTTTGAGATTTCCACCAAGATCTTTTTCCTATCTCATGTTCTTGTCCTATTTTCCTGTCTCATCTGTGTCCTAATTTGCCCAGGTATAAGACCATGGTATTCGCCCATGGTCTTCACATCTATTGCCAATTTGTATTCCTGTCACCAGGACTTCCTCACAATAATGAAGTATAACCCCTGAACTCTGGTCCACGATAAATTCTTCCTTGTCTGTGTTAGGAAttctgttataaaaaaaaaatgtaagtaatacAACTGCAAtcttctcattcctccttcctGCTGGTATCAGCAACATCTGCCTTGTGTGTATTTTGATTTATGAAGCAAATATGAAAATTAAGAATCCACTGATTTTAAGCCTTTTCCACATTGTTAAATTCCAGTTGATAATTCTGTAATGAATTTTGTATGATCATGTATCCTTAGCTTAGTACAGAAACAACTAAATATGTGCGTTCTAACAGCCATACAGAAGCATACAATGGACAGTTTGATAATATTCAAAAGGAAATGTTTCTTACAGTATACATTCTCTGATGAAAAAAGACCACAAAAAGGTGGATTTCTCTAGGTAATAATAACAAAGTAAAGGTTCTTCCACCCTTGCATCAATAAAATGAAGGGAATATGTTCTAAGTAAATATACACAAACAAAATGTAGTGTTCTGTCAGATAAAAAGGCTGTGCAAGTATTTTAAACAGTGATGTTTAGGTTAAGTTAAGGAAAAAGAATAACCAGTACTGGACTACAGTCTAAATCTAGGAAGAAAGTGTATTGATTTGAAATTTCTCTGGTAACAACAGTAATTTCAATCATTAAGGGCCATAAAAGTAAGTCAAgcaacaatgaagaaagaaaattgggGATCTAAGATGGTGGCAACCAAAGCTCACTGTATCTGAAAGGCTAAGGATCTGAGACTCTGAAACTGGTGAATGGAGAGGCAGTTGAAGCTAGAAAATCGATATTGAGGCTTCCTGCATGAGAGGGGATATCACGTGAGCTGAGACCATAGATTCAGGTTAACAACAGATGTCTCTGGGGACGGAGAGTGGTGAACATTTGATCCCCCTGCAATTTCCCTTTTCGGGCCTCCATCCTCCTCAGCAGAGCCAGCTCACAGTGGCTGAGACccttagcacagaactcactgcctggtggCTGAGACTGCAGAGGTGGAGCTTCTAGCTCTTAGGTGGCAGCCTTCTGGTCCCAGATCCATAGTACCAGCCTTCTGGGTCCAGGGTCCACAGTACCAACCTTCCTGGTCCAGGACCTCAAGCAGCTTTATGGACCCTGCAGGGCCTCCCAGACAGTGACTGTACAGGCTACCCTGAACCTAtctcatcttcctaaagaatactCAAGACACCTGAGAAAGACTGTACAAGTCTGaactacagactccaggaacaaacagtgaaggttacagataagcagatgccagatgtcagcataaaaacacatccaacaaaaaatcaggacattatggcctCACTAGCAACCCCGAAAATCAAGGGATTctccaattcatcggaaacataggaaaatgattttacgctatgcttatctagttattagaggcacataaagtggaaacaaacaaatctctcaaagaaatagccacacaaatggaggtaaataaagaggaaataaacaaaactctcaaagaaatacaggcaaatatagccaaaaaaatagaggcacaattaggggcatacagagaggaaacaacaaaaaatagagaccatcatagagaaacaggaatcaacattcaaacagatgatggaaatggtacaaggcatgaaaacagcattagaatcaataaagaaaatgacatcagagaaaaccctgaagctggagaacttagagaaaagatcaggaaccacaaaggtaagcatcaccaatagactgccagagatggaaaagagaatctctggtgctgaaaatacacttgcagaaattgatatttctctcaaagaaaaagaaaaatcagaaaattcccaaacacaaaacatccaagaaatcaaggatgcaatGAAAAggcgaaatctaagaataatagaaattaatgaaaaagaatattccaagctccaaggtgcagaaaatattttcatgaaaatcatagaaaagagatttcccaacctaaagaaagagatggccataaacatacaaaaggcctacagaccaccaaatagactagaccagaaaagaaactcctcatatcACATGatggtcaaaacactaaatctatagaacaaagaaaagatattaaaagcagcaagggaaaaaggcgaagtaacatataaaggtagacctatcagaatcacgccagacttctcatcagaaactatgaacaccagaagggcctgggaagatgtaatgcagactctaagggaccacagatatcAACCTAGattactatacccaacaaagctttcaatcaacatagatagagaaaaaaaaaattcatgacaaaactaaatttaagaagtatctagaactgacacaggatgttccaacgaggcggttaaggcttctcataatatttcctataagcccacacctgtttgtctatatcccccatttttattcattattagcctgatagagccaagtaattgtggtgatgatacttgcttttttgcccaatgctggaatgctagtaaatttagatatgccctggttactcgcatgactcgttgggtgcctgtgcccattgatgcccctcacgctatgactctcttcagacagaaaagggatcttggaactacagccaccattgttactaccatctcattggcggctgttggagctaccaccagggcattagccatgagtcatactgggcagactgctcagaccctgaacaatcatttagccaatgtagctcatggcttagttgtacataaaggaattaatgctcaactaaaaggaagcttgatggtgttcaatcagaggattgacctcgtgcaggagcaaattgataccctatggcaaatcgctcaacttggctgtcaatgaaaatatgctggactttgagtcactagcatgacatgagaatttttcctgtgctgcaaatctgtctaaacaattgtcgagctatattttaggtaattggactggagaattcaatactacgatggagcagctgagagtggccattgtcacagtaaattctaccagagtggacgcaggactagccacaggattatcatcatggattgctgcagccatgaatcatctgaaggaatgggcaggcatgggagcgttagcaggccttctggtgttggtctccttggtttgcctgtggtatatatgcaagattagagtctcacaacagtgtgatgcagccttgatcattcaggcctttacagccattgaagcaggacattctcctcaagcatggttggataccataaaaagctaaaatgttatgctcaggatgcgaggctaagcactgcactcagggtcagccgctttggacccagagaagagcatgtctggttgcatgcgggttgatgccccaggttccgcctctgagaaaaaggtatcggacgggtctgatgctctttgggtggaagacacctaaatgaacatcagcacaaagtcccaatttacttctaatatcagagatcaaacctctactcttgcctgatgcatctaaaacaaaaagggggaactgtagagagctgcggaatgctatgccttaaagatggagctggtttccgccttccaccttcccgatggtgagtgctctctgtcaggaacaattccacatttggctaaggctgaggatctggcttgcttccatgtatgtggacctatctgcattgcccacgtggcacgcctgggttggctacccagaggctatttaagctgtgggctggctttcctcagggtccaaggattgttcaaggtttctgaataaactgcattgagaaaaaaaaaaaaagaagtatctatacagcaaaccagccctacagaagatactagaatactccaatccaatgaaaacaactacacccaagaaaacataggatacagataacttcacaacaaaaattaaaagaaaacaagcaaagaatcacagtaacactaccaactccacaataataggagctgatattcattggtcactattatctatcagcatcaatggactcaaatcgccaatgaaaagacacagactaacagaatggttgcagaaacaggattaatattctgctgcatccaagaaacacacagctgcaacaaagataaacactacctcagagtaaagggatggaaaaatgtttttcaagcaaatggacccaaaaagacaagctggggtagctatcctatttatctaataaaatagcttttcaaacaaaattaatcaaaaaagatgaggaagcccacttcattctcattaaaggaaaaattcaccaggaggacatcacaattttgaacatctatgccccgaatacaagaacacctacatttgtaaatggaacattattaaagctgaaatcacacatagatcccaacaccttaatagtgggagacttcaacactccactctcaccaagggacagatcatccagaccgaagctaaacagggaaataagggcacttacagaggcgcTAAATCAAAATGGACCTATAGAACTACAGGagttttcacccaaattcaaaagagtatacctctTTTTCAgcactcatggaaccttctccaaaatagaccatatatttggttaCAATGCAAGCctcaaatacaagaagattgaaataatcccttgtatcctatctgaccaccatggactaaatatggacctcaaaaacaacagaaatatcaaaaagcctacactaacatgtgaaaactgaacaactcactcaatgacagctgggttagggaagaaataaagaaattaaagacttcctagaattcaatgaaaatgaaggcacaacattcccaaacttatgggacacaatgaaagcagtgctaagaggaaaattcatagtactaactgcctttaagaaaaaaatttgaatgtcagtctcagaaaagaccctgtgcccagatatatttggtccttgtggagctccttttctttccccatcatactaactccccttctttcatatgattccctgtactctgccgaagatttggttatgaccatgtatggatataacctagaacctctgctcggatgtagcccgtggtagctcagt encodes the following:
- the LOC110541746 gene encoding cytochrome c oxidase subunit 7B2, mitochondrial, whose protein sequence is MMFPLARYALNHLKIRSTLKVLGRQTHTKPSMDFHDKYGNVVLISGSTFCFVGYVFYMTQMGIEWNLSPVGRVTPKEWNES